One segment of Nitrospirota bacterium DNA contains the following:
- a CDS encoding glycosyltransferase family 4 protein: MKVLIFNSLYHPHVIGGAENSVRILSEGLKEKGVESAVVSTADADKVEYVSGVKNYYVSSPNLYWMYRAKEQSGYKKPFWHLLDAYNPLIKKKIQNRIEGESPDVIHTNNLAGFSVYVWRIAEQLSIPIVHTIRDYYLLCPKSSMFHKDRNCSSQCLICKCYSVPKKILSNNVEAVIGVSRFVLNMHLDRGYFEKAKEKTHIHNPIDGATKTLGHSSDKDLRFGFVGLLSPDKGIEYLLTEFSEGRFKNTKLFVFGRGVTRTYEEYLVRKFKAENIFFMGYRKTEEIYPLINVLIVPSLWNEPFGRTIPEAYSYGIPVITSDRGGMPEIIDESRTGFVVCADKRGDLEEKLRVFVDNPDLISKFSRNCLELSEKFDRNKIVDEYIRVYRKVQR, encoded by the coding sequence GCATCCTGTCCGAGGGGCTGAAGGAGAAAGGTGTGGAGTCTGCTGTAGTGAGCACCGCAGATGCCGACAAAGTGGAGTATGTGAGCGGTGTCAAAAATTATTATGTAAGCTCTCCCAATCTTTACTGGATGTACAGGGCTAAGGAACAGAGTGGATATAAAAAGCCGTTTTGGCATTTACTGGATGCCTATAATCCTTTGATTAAAAAGAAGATACAAAACAGGATCGAAGGGGAATCCCCTGATGTTATTCACACGAATAATTTGGCAGGATTTTCCGTTTATGTATGGAGAATAGCTGAACAATTAAGTATTCCCATTGTTCATACCATCAGGGATTATTATTTGCTGTGCCCAAAGTCTTCCATGTTTCATAAGGACAGAAACTGTTCAAGTCAATGCTTGATTTGCAAGTGTTATTCTGTTCCAAAGAAGATACTCTCAAATAATGTTGAAGCTGTAATCGGTGTAAGTAGGTTTGTTTTGAATATGCATTTAGATAGAGGTTATTTTGAAAAAGCGAAGGAAAAAACTCATATACATAATCCAATAGACGGGGCTACTAAAACTCTCGGGCATAGCAGTGATAAGGACCTGAGGTTTGGTTTTGTAGGTTTGTTATCTCCAGATAAAGGTATAGAGTATCTTTTAACTGAGTTTTCCGAAGGAAGATTTAAAAATACGAAACTTTTTGTTTTTGGACGAGGTGTTACAAGGACATATGAAGAATATTTGGTAAGAAAATTCAAGGCGGAGAATATATTTTTCATGGGGTATAGGAAAACTGAGGAAATCTACCCTTTAATTAATGTTCTGATTGTGCCTTCATTATGGAATGAACCTTTTGGTAGAACTATTCCTGAGGCTTATTCATATGGTATTCCTGTGATAACCTCTGATCGGGGAGGTATGCCGGAAATCATAGATGAAAGCAGAACAGGCTTTGTTGTTTGTGCTGATAAGAGGGGAGATTTAGAAGAAAAACTAAGAGTATTTGTTGATAATCCTGACCTGATTAGCAAGTTTTCAAGGAACTGCCTGGAGCTTTCAGAAAAATTTGATAGAAATAAAATCGTAGATGAATATATAAGAGTATATAGAAAGGTTCAAAGATGA
- a CDS encoding O-antigen ligase family protein, producing MRNLTKIILFTWFLFIVFEAPLRFVFFKTSVPYFIYMKDLLLFSLFLVFIFNAIYQNRINKVILLIFLFLAYGIAIGYINKLSILQILFGFKVFLSFFAGFIAVYSLKVEERFFLKIFRVFVPIIIFGLILEYLHLLPWKGFKYELLGFSIEASRQWSTFGVSRLSGFGRASFETAFLLFSLSVLYIVISYKLKSELKLYMKFYDYLLLALSFVGITLTTSKTVFFAFLIFIFFFVLIKIYDRVNNIPKLFADLLSRVLLFALFLVGIIPPVFALLRKSYLPNGFLHSHAAKFLFGSYIERIEYMWPNAVKLLSGYHMFFTGRGLGGIGAAQKYFEANIYNAADNLYVYLFVDFGFIVLIIFIFYLLYNLLFLKLNNKENIYFFVFCLIIFSCGATLNVIESPTLMMTLGILFGLWKRSVTSHRQV from the coding sequence ATGAGAAACTTAACAAAAATTATTTTATTTACCTGGTTTTTGTTTATAGTCTTTGAAGCTCCATTACGGTTTGTGTTTTTTAAAACCAGTGTACCTTATTTTATTTATATGAAGGATTTATTGCTATTTAGTCTATTCTTAGTTTTTATATTTAATGCAATATATCAAAATAGAATAAATAAAGTTATTTTGCTTATCTTTTTGTTTTTAGCTTATGGTATTGCAATAGGTTACATTAACAAATTAAGCATTTTACAAATATTATTTGGTTTTAAAGTATTTCTGTCTTTTTTTGCAGGGTTTATTGCTGTTTACTCTTTAAAGGTGGAAGAGAGATTTTTTCTGAAAATATTCAGGGTTTTTGTTCCTATTATTATCTTCGGCTTAATTTTAGAGTATTTGCACCTTCTGCCATGGAAGGGTTTTAAGTACGAACTACTTGGTTTCTCAATAGAAGCTTCTCGTCAATGGAGCACCTTTGGCGTTTCCAGACTATCAGGTTTTGGAAGGGCATCCTTTGAAACAGCGTTTTTACTCTTCTCACTATCTGTGCTTTATATCGTTATCAGTTATAAATTAAAGTCTGAATTAAAACTTTACATGAAGTTTTATGACTACCTTTTATTAGCTTTATCCTTTGTAGGAATAACGCTAACAACTTCCAAGACCGTTTTTTTTGCCTTTCTAATTTTTATATTTTTCTTTGTGTTAATAAAAATATATGACAGGGTTAATAACATTCCCAAATTATTTGCCGACCTATTATCCCGCGTCCTTTTATTTGCTCTATTCTTGGTTGGAATTATACCCCCGGTATTTGCCTTATTAAGGAAATCTTATTTGCCCAATGGATTTTTACATTCCCATGCTGCCAAATTTTTATTTGGCTCTTATATAGAAAGAATTGAATATATGTGGCCGAATGCAGTTAAATTACTTTCTGGGTACCATATGTTCTTTACCGGAAGAGGGTTGGGTGGCATAGGAGCTGCGCAGAAATATTTTGAAGCGAACATATACAATGCGGCAGATAATTTATATGTGTATTTATTTGTTGACTTTGGGTTTATTGTATTAATTATTTTTATTTTCTATCTTTTATATAATTTGCTTTTTTTAAAGTTGAATAATAAGGAGAATATATATTTTTTTGTTTTTTGTTTGATTATATTTTCCTGTGGGGCAACTTTGAATGTAATAGAGTCCCCTACATTAATGATGACGCTCGGTATTTTGTTTGGTCTTTGGAAAAGAAGTGTTACGTCCCACCGACAGGTATAA
- a CDS encoding catalase — protein sequence MKDEKKKLTTDAGAPVPDNQNVITAGPRGPQLLQDVWFLEKLAHFDREVIPERRMHAKGSGAYGTFTVTHDITRYTRAKIFSDIGKQTELFTRFSTVAGERGAADAERDIRGFAIKFYTEEGNWDLVGNNTPVFFLRDPLKFPDLNHAVKRDPRTNMRSARNNWDFWTLLPEALHQITITMSDRGIPFSYRHMHGFGSHTFSLINARNERHWVKFHFVSQQGIRNLTDAEAEVLIGKDRESHQRDLYESIEKKDFPKWKLFIQIMTEKEAVNCPYNPFDLTKVWLRKDYPLIEVGIMELNRNPENYFAEVEQSAFNPANIVPGIGFSPDKMLQGRLFSYGDAQRYRLGVNHHLIPVNASRCPFHSYHRDGAMRVDGNYGSTIGYEPNSYGEWKEQPEFSEPPLGLEGAADHWNHREDDDYYTQPSLLFRLMSPDQQKALFANTARAMGDAPREIKIRHIGNCMKADPAYGNGVADALGISIV from the coding sequence ATGAAAGATGAAAAGAAGAAGTTGACTACCGATGCAGGCGCTCCTGTGCCTGACAATCAGAATGTGATAACCGCCGGACCTCGCGGACCGCAATTGCTGCAGGATGTCTGGTTCCTGGAAAAACTCGCCCACTTTGATCGAGAGGTCATCCCCGAAAGGCGCATGCATGCAAAGGGATCAGGAGCTTATGGAACCTTTACTGTTACTCATGACATTACCCGCTACACGAGGGCAAAAATTTTCTCGGATATTGGAAAGCAGACCGAACTTTTCACACGTTTCTCAACAGTGGCAGGAGAACGCGGAGCAGCAGACGCAGAGCGCGATATCCGCGGATTTGCCATAAAATTCTACACCGAAGAGGGTAACTGGGACCTGGTGGGTAATAACACTCCCGTCTTTTTTCTGCGTGATCCACTCAAGTTTCCCGACCTTAACCACGCGGTGAAACGGGACCCTCGAACAAACATGCGCAGCGCCCGCAATAACTGGGACTTCTGGACATTGCTGCCGGAGGCGCTACACCAGATTACAATAACCATGAGCGACCGCGGGATTCCATTCTCTTATCGCCACATGCACGGCTTTGGCAGTCATACCTTCAGCCTCATAAATGCCAGAAACGAACGGCACTGGGTCAAATTCCATTTTGTCAGCCAACAGGGCATCAGGAATCTCACAGATGCTGAAGCCGAGGTCCTCATAGGCAAGGACCGCGAAAGCCACCAGCGCGACCTCTATGAAAGCATTGAGAAGAAAGACTTTCCGAAATGGAAGCTTTTCATCCAGATAATGACAGAAAAAGAAGCTGTCAACTGCCCCTACAATCCATTCGACCTGACAAAGGTCTGGCTCCGCAAGGACTACCCGCTAATTGAGGTCGGGATTATGGAACTGAACCGCAACCCCGAGAACTATTTTGCCGAGGTTGAGCAGTCTGCTTTCAACCCGGCCAACATCGTTCCAGGCATTGGTTTTTCACCTGATAAAATGTTGCAGGGCCGTCTCTTCTCCTATGGTGATGCCCAGCGTTATCGACTTGGAGTTAACCACCACCTGATTCCAGTCAATGCATCGCGCTGTCCCTTCCACAGTTATCATCGCGATGGCGCCATGCGAGTCGACGGCAACTATGGCAGCACTATCGGCTATGAGCCTAACAGCTACGGTGAGTGGAAAGAGCAGCCAGAGTTTTCAGAACCACCTCTCGGTCTTGAAGGGGCTGCTGATCATTGGAATCATCGTGAGGACGACGATTACTATACCCAGCCCAGCCTGCTTTTCCGGCTGATGAGCCCTGATCAGCAGAAGGCTCTGTTTGCCAATACCGCCCGAGCCATGGGTGATGCTCCCAGGGAGATCAAAATCCGCCATATCGGCAACTGCATGAAAGCTGATCCGGCTTATGGAAATGGAGTTGCCGACGCTTTGGGCATTTCGATTGTATAG
- a CDS encoding antibiotic biosynthesis monooxygenase, whose product MIVRIFRVRIHQEFKQDFEKDFDLISLPLVKAQKGLISLSFGKVMDRDKDEYVLITTWENQDALIAFCGEDWEQALIPHGMEKYIRKCWLYHFEQIHKA is encoded by the coding sequence ATGATTGTAAGGATATTTAGAGTCAGGATTCATCAGGAATTTAAGCAGGATTTCGAAAAGGATTTTGACCTAATTTCACTACCATTGGTGAAGGCCCAAAAAGGATTAATTTCCTTATCATTCGGCAAGGTCATGGATCGAGATAAAGATGAGTATGTTCTGATTACCACATGGGAAAATCAAGATGCCTTGATTGCTTTTTGTGGAGAGGATTGGGAACAAGCATTAATACCACATGGAATGGAAAAATATATCAGGAAATGCTGGCTGTATCATTTTGAGCAAATCCACAAGGCCTGA